In Stenotrophomonas sp. 610A2, one DNA window encodes the following:
- a CDS encoding GNAT family N-acetyltransferase yields MSPRLPQPELSSPRLRLREVRDSDAAALFSIHSDARVMRYWSYPAWTELKQAEQKIADIQRQRRELDMLVWAIADADTDLLIGSSAIFYMDLAQARAEVGYSLHPDWQGRGLASEALQLVLGYVFNELGLRRIEADIDPRNLPSCRLVERFGFVREGLLRERWHVNGEICDSAIYGLLRQDFKL; encoded by the coding sequence ATGTCACCACGCCTGCCGCAACCCGAGCTGTCCAGCCCCCGCCTGCGCCTGCGCGAAGTCCGTGATAGCGACGCTGCAGCGCTGTTCTCCATTCATAGCGATGCACGGGTGATGCGCTACTGGAGCTACCCGGCCTGGACCGAGCTGAAGCAGGCCGAACAGAAGATCGCCGACATCCAGCGCCAGCGCCGCGAACTGGACATGCTGGTCTGGGCGATTGCCGACGCGGACACCGACCTGTTGATAGGCAGCAGCGCCATCTTCTACATGGATCTGGCACAGGCACGTGCCGAGGTCGGTTACAGCCTGCATCCCGACTGGCAGGGCCGCGGCCTGGCCAGCGAAGCCCTGCAGCTGGTACTTGGCTATGTGTTCAACGAATTGGGGCTGCGCCGTATCGAGGCCGACATCGACCCGCGCAACCTGCCCTCCTGCCGCCTGGTGGAGAGGTTCGGCTTCGTCCGCGAAGGCCTGCTCCGCGAGCGCTGGCATGTAAACGGCGAAATCTGCGACAGCGCCATCTACGGCCT